Sequence from the Thermomonas sp. HDW16 genome:
GATCGAGGATGAAGGCGAGGATCGTCAGGCGCATGGCCTGTTCGCCGATCAGTCCGCCGAAGGTGAGGTCAGCGATCAAGCCCAGCACGAACGCAGCACCCAGGCCGATTTTTTCAGGCTCTTCCAGAACCCAGTAGGCCAGCACCAGCGCCAACCAATACGGTCGTAGCGGCTGCAACATCTCGGGCAAGGGCACCAACCCCAGCAACAGGGCCACGAACAAGCTGACCGGCAGTACCCAGCCGTTGCGCGCGCGACTCATCGCGCGGGCTCCGGCGACGCGGGTAGCGATGCGACCGGGGCGGCAGTAACCGCCAATGTTTTCGATGCCGGCTGCGACGTGGCCTGCGCGGGCACGACGACGGCCGGCGATGCCGCCGGCACCGGTTTGAAGCCGCGCAGCAACAGCACGTCGCGCCCGCGATCGAGTTGTGCCGCCGGCTTCACCTCGCCTTCCAGGAAAGCGCGGCTGTCGTCGGGTTTCAGCACGCCCAACGTGCCGATGGCAAAGCCGGGCGGGAAACGCTCGCCCATGCCGGACGTCAACAGCAGGTCGCCGGCACGCACGTCGGCGGACAGCGGCACATCGGCCGCATGCAGCGCATCTGTACGCCCGCTGCCGTACACCATCAGGCGTACGCCACTGCGCGCGACCACCGCCGGCACCGCATGGTCGGGATCGGTGATCAGCAGCACGGTGGAGGTGGTCGGGGTGGTGGCGATCACCTGCCCCATCAAGCCACCGGCATCGATCACCGCCTGGCCGACACGCACGCTGTCGCCGCTGCCGGCATCGAGCACCAGGCGCTGGCGGGTGGGATCCAGGTCGATATCGAGAATCGCCGCCAGCTGCACGTCCAGCCGGCCGCGTTCGGCGCTGGCCAACAGGCCGCGCAGTCGTGCATTTTCCGCCGCTGCCGCCTGCAGGCGAGCATTGCGCGCGCCGGACACCAGCAGCGCATTGCGCAGCACCTTGTTGTCGCGCATCAGCTGGTTGCGGGTCACCGCATCCTCACGCAGCGCGGCACCCGCGCGCGAGGGCAACCCGGCAAGCCACCACAGCGGCTGCACGGCGATTTCCGCCTGCACGCGCGCCGCACGCAACCAGCCGCCGCGATGGTCCAGCACCATCAGCGCCGCCGCCAATACCAGGTACACCAGCAATCGCAACACACCGGCGACATCGCCGGGACGGGCTGCGGAAGGACCTGCATAGGACGGCACGTCGGTAGGTCGGGACTGTGTGCGAAGGGAGGCGGATCGGTCGAATCGTCGCTCCGACGCAGGCCGGAGTCCACAGCATGGCACGCGCAAAACGGAACAGGCGGTGCCGGCTCACGCCGGCAAGACGGCGATCACTCCGGCGCGAAGAACTCGTTGCCGTGCATGTCCACCAACTCCAGCGCCCGCCCGCCGCCACGCGCCACGCAGGTCAGCGGGTCGTCCGCCACCTGCACATGCAGGCCGGTTTCCTCGCTGATCAGGCGATCCAGGTCGCGCAGCAGCGCACCACCGCCGGTCAGCACGATGCCGCGCTCGGCCACGTCCGCGCACAGTTCCGGCGGGGTCTGCTCCAGCGCCAGCTTGATCGCGGAGACGATGCCGGACAGCGGCTCGCGCAGCGATTCCAGCACCTCGTTGGAATTGATGGTGATGATCTTCGGCACGCCCTCGGCCAGGTGGCGTCCGGAGATTTCCATCTCGCGCACATGCGATTGCGGATAGGCATTACCCAATTCGAGCTTGATCCGCTCCGCGGTGGCGTCGCCGATCAGCATGCCGTGGTGGCGGCGCACGTAGGCGATGATCGCCTCGTCGAAGCGATCGCCGCCGATGCGCACCGACTGCGAATACACGATGCCGTTCAACGCGATCACCGCCACTTCGGTGGTGCCACCGCCGATGTCCACCACCATCGAGCCGCGCGCCTCGGTCACCGGCATGCCGGCGCCGATCGCCGCCGCCATCGGTTCCTCGATGAGATACACCTCGCGCGCGCCGGCTTCTTCCGCCGATTCCTTGATCGCGCGGCGTTCGACCTGGGTGCTGCCGGCCGGCACGCAGACCAGCACGCGCGGGCTGGGGCGCAGGAAGCGCGACTTGTGCACCTTGCGGATGAAGTGCTTGAGCATTTCCTCTGTGTAGGTGAAGTCGGCGATCACGCCGTCCTTCATCGGCCGCACCGTGGTCATGTGGCCCGGCGTACGGCCCAGCATCTGCTTGGCCTCGGCTCCCACCGCGGCAACCGCACGCGGGCCGCCGTTGCGATCCTGCCGCACCGCGACCACCGAAGGCTCGTTGAGGACGATGCCCTGGCCGCGGACGTAGATCAGGGTGTTGGCGGTACCGAGGTCGATGGAGAGGTCGCTGGAGAAATAGCGCCCGAGGAACTTGAACATGCGGGAAGGCTGCCGGAAAGTGAATGGGCGCGCGGGGGAACGCGAGACAGACCGCGGCTTGCGCCGGGTTCGCTAGCCTAGCAACGCCCCCCTGTCCGGGCAAGGAGAATCGCGGCGAAATGGCCACACTGGCGCTGGTCGGCGGGCGACGCTGCCGTTAACCTGTGCGGCCCTGCGCCCGACCACCTACGAGACCCGACTGATGGCAGCCCTGATCTGCGGTTCCCTGGCCTACGACACCATCATGGTGTTCCCCGACCAGTTCAAGAACCACATCCTGCCGGACAAGGTGCACATCCTGAACGTGTCCTTCCTGGTACCGCGCATGCGTCGCGAGTTCGGCGGCTGTGCCGGCAACATCGCCTACAACCTCAAGCTGCTTGGCGGCGATCCGATCCCGATGGCCACCGTCGGTGCCGATTTCGGCCCCTACCGCACCTGGTTCGAGGAAAACGAGATCAGCCTGGACCACATCAAGGTGATCGACGAGCTGTTCACCCCGCAGGCGTTCATCACCACCGATCACGACAACAACCAGATCACCGCCTTCCATCCCGGCGCGATGATGCGCAGCTACGAAAACCACGTGCGCGACGTCCCGAACGTCAGCATCGGCATCGTCAGCCCGGACGGGCGCGAGGGCATGCTGCAGAACGCGGCGGAATTCGCCGAACTCGGCATCCCCTTCATCTTCGATCCCGGCCAGGCCATGCCGCTGTTCAACGGCGCCGAACTGCGCGCCTTCATCGAACAGGCCGACTACGTCACCGTCAACGACTACGAATCCAACCTGCTGGCCGAGCGCACCGGCTGGAGCGAAAAGGAAATCGCCGGCAAGGTGAAGGCCTACGTCGCCACCCGCGGCCCGCACGGTGCGGTGATCCATGCCGACGGCAAGACCCACGACATCCCGCCCGCGCACGAACGCCGCGTCACCGATCCCACCGGCTGCGGCGACGCCTTCCGCGCCGGGCTGATCTTCGGCATCGAGAAGGGCTACGACTGGATGACCATCGGCCGCATGGGCAACCTGATGGGCGCGCTCAAGGTCGAACACCCGGGCACCCAGAACCAGCGCTTCGACTACGACGAATTTTCCGAACAATTCCGCCAGCAGTTCGGTTACGCGATGGGCTGATCGCAGCGCCTTCGCCTGCTGCGCGCCGAATCAGAACGGCTCGCCGTTCTTCCTGGCGTAGCCGCCCGTGCCGGATACACGGCCCGGCAGGAATTTCATGTCGATATCGGAGTATTCGCCCCAGTCGGCATCGTCGCGATTGCCGACCACCAGGAAACGGGCCGGTGCGTCGCTCCGGTTCTGCACGTGATGGCCATCGCGCACGCCGGCCCTGAACCCGGCGCAATCCCCCGGTTGCATGCGCTGTTCGCCGGCATCGGTCACCAATACCAATTCACCTTCCAGCACATACACGAATTCGTCCTCGTGCATGTGCCAATGGCGTTGGCTCGACCAGACGCCGGCTTCGAGCGTGACCAGATTCACCCCGAATGCAGCCAGGCCGGCGGCATCGCCCAAGCGCAACCAATGCCGATGGCGGCACGGCGCATCGTGCGGTGCCGGATAACGCGTGCCCGCGCCCCGAGGCGCTTTTGAAAGATCGATCTTGCCCATCTTGGCTCCGGCGCCATGGCGCAGTTCAGGTCAATTCCACTTCGGCAACTGCGTTGCATCCAATCCGCCGACCTCGAATTCTGCGGTTTTCTTGCCCACCGCCTTGGTCGGGAATTCAATCGAGAGTTGCTTCGCATTTTTCACGAGCTTCCACAGCGCCTTGTGATCGTCGATGAACATGGCGATGGCTTCGTCGGTCTTCGGGCGCGAGCCGGGCAACACGTGGGTCTTGCCGTCGGCGATGACTTTCAGTTTGCAACCGGCATAGCAATCGAAGTCACCGGCCTCCAGTACCAGGTAGCTGCTGCGGCCCCAGTCTGGATGGTCGCGGAAGATCAGCCGCACCGGCCGTGAACCGCTGCCGTCGGTATCCACCGGCTCCTGCGAATAGAGCGAGGCCGACAGCTGGCTGCCGCCCTTCACCGCTTCATCGCCGTAAGTCCACAGCGCTGCCAGGCGTTTTTCCTGTTGCGCCACCTCCGCCTTGGCCTTGATTCCATCCAGTGCGGGCTTGATCCGCACGGCGGCGGCACTGCTGGGATAGCGGATCTGCAGGATGTCACCATGGGCCTTGGCCAGCGGCCAGTTCTGCGCGGCGACCGCCTCCTCGAACTGCTTGGCCATCGCTTCGGCCGCCTGTTCCTGCGCCTGCACCTGCTGCTGCGCGGCCTGCGCGGCGGCATTCGGGTCGTCGCCCTTGCAGGCGGGCAGCAGCAGGCAGATGGCGATGGCGATTGGCAGCGTCTTCATCAAGCAGGTTCTCTTCGGATCGCGAATGTCGATCCATTTCAACACGGCATTGACGCACGCGCATCACATCGACCTTGCCAAACATGCGAACCGGCATAGTCCGAAAGCAACAAGCACGCACGCCTTTCGACGAATCACGTCATCCGCGCGCGGCAACCAGGATGCCTCATCGGCACGGGGAACATCGCGGAGGGACGCAATGGTCCATCTCAAAAGGAGCGGATCCGTCGCTTCCGTTGTTCTTCAACGTGGATCAACGCGTCGGGCTGGGCGGCACCAACATCGCCGAGGACGTGGCACTCACCTCGTACCTGATGTGCCTGGCCGCCAATGCTCCCGGAATTTCGGGCCCATTGTAGACGCGGGCGCGAAACCGGCTGACGTTGACCACTTCTTGCACGCCTGCGTTCATCCAGAGCATCAAGGATTTCCAGGAGATCTGCTACCAGTCGCGAGGCGGCCGGATCAGCCCATCCACCGCGAACGGCAGGCATAGCCAAGGCACGCACCTCATCGCCGGCATGGACGGTTCCATCCGCAAGCGTTATCCGGGCATCTGGCCCCGGATCGACCGGATCAATACAGTCCGGGCGCCTGCGCAGGTTTCGACGTTCATAAGGCGCGTGCTGTAACCGGGCAAGTACCGCCCGGGCATACGCTGTCCTTGCCTATCAACGTGTCGGCGTCGATGCGGCGACCAGATCCTTCACGGCATCGGCGACCTGTTGCGGCCGCTCCATCAGCGACATGTGCCCGCATTCGTCCAGCAATACTTTTCGTGCCTGCGGAATGCGTTGCGCGTACAGATCGAGCGCACTCGAGTCGATCACCACGTCCTGCCTGCACCATAGCAGCAATGCCGGCTGGCGAATGCGGGTGGCTTCCTCGCCCGGCAGCAGTGCTTCGTCGCTGCGGCCGATCCGCTCCAGCACCGCCTGTTCGAAGGCCGCGTCGCGCTTGCGCATGGCGATCAGGCCGCGCGAGGCCGGCCACGGAATCCACGGCTTGGCGGCTTGGCGGTGGAACACGGTGTCGATGTAGCGCTGCAGCGAGGCCGCATCGTCGACGCCGAACGGATTCTTGCCGGCCAGCACGTCAAGGCCGAACTGGTTGTCCTTGAAGCGCACGCCGGCGGCATTGAGCAAGCCGACCTTCGCCACCAGTTCCGGGTGCCGCGCCGCCACCAGCGCGGCGATGCCGCCGCCCATCGAATGGCCCAGCAACACCACCGGCTTGTTCGGCGACATCTTGCGGATGAAATCGGCCACGCGTTCGCTTTGCGCGACGAAGCCGTAATCCGTATCCGCCTTGCGTTCGCTTTCGCCCCAACCCGGCAGATCCGGGATCAGTAACCGGTAGCGGCCGCGCAACTGGTCGGCGAGCGGGTACCAGTTTTCCTTGCTGCCGGTGAAACCATGGATCATGACGATGGTCGGCGCCCCGCGCGGCGCCCCATTGGCCACCGAGTAGGTCCAGCGATGGCCTGAGGCGCTGACTTCGCCTTCCGCCAGACCCGCATTCAACCGTTGCCGCTCGAACTGCGCGCGCACCAGCAGGTAGGGATCGTAGGCGACGCCCAAGCCAACACCCACCACCGCAGCCACCAAGGTGGCTGCTGCAACCTTGGCACGCGATGCCATTGCTTACTTGGTCGCCGCGGGGGCGGCCGGCTCGCCTTCCGGCGCGGGCGCCGGTACCGGATCGGCCGCCGGCTTCGCGTTGGCGATCACGTCCTGCACGGAGCCCGTGGTGATCGGGTGGTAACCCGGCTTCGCCTTCGCGAACACCTGCTGGGCGAAGGCCAAGCCGCCCTGGGTTGCGACCAGCGCCTTGTAGGTTGGCATGATCAGCTTGCGACGGCCCACTCGCTCCAGGAACTTGCCCATCTCCGCGCGCGCATCGGCATAACCGCTGCGTTCGGCCAGCGGATACCAGCGCATCGCGATCTCGCCATTGGGCGTGCCGGTGAACTTGTAAGCCTCGTCGAGCTGCTTGAGTTGTTCCGGCTTCAGCGTGTCCGGCATGCCTTCCAGGAAATGCACCCATTCCTGGGTGGTCCAGGCGCCGGTGATCGCCTTGTTCGGCAACTGGTTGCTGCCCTGCCAGGCGATGCGCGCGGCATCCACGGTGCTGAACTTGCCGGATTCCACGACCGGTGCATCGGCGGGGATGCCAGGTTCGTACAACCATGCGTCGACCTCCTGCATCGTCACCTTGCCCGGGTTCTTGTCGATCAGGTTCTTCTGCAGGTAGTCGCGGAACTGGGTGGTGGTGATGCTCTGGAACGAGAAGTGGTCGAAGTAGCCCTTCAGCCACGGATCGAACACCTCGCGCCCGAAGCGCTTCTCCAGAAACTGCAGGAACCACGCGCCCTTGGTGTAGACGGTGGCGCTGGAGGAATTGTCCGGATCGGCCAGGTCGCCCGGCTTCAGCGACAGGCGCTGCAGCTTCGGATCGAGCTCCTTGAACTCGTCCTTCAGGGCATCGCGGTCGATCACTTCCTCCATCTCGGCGACGTCCTTGCCGTA
This genomic interval carries:
- a CDS encoding alpha/beta hydrolase is translated as MASRAKVAAATLVAAVVGVGLGVAYDPYLLVRAQFERQRLNAGLAEGEVSASGHRWTYSVANGAPRGAPTIVMIHGFTGSKENWYPLADQLRGRYRLLIPDLPGWGESERKADTDYGFVAQSERVADFIRKMSPNKPVVLLGHSMGGGIAALVAARHPELVAKVGLLNAAGVRFKDNQFGLDVLAGKNPFGVDDAASLQRYIDTVFHRQAAKPWIPWPASRGLIAMRKRDAAFEQAVLERIGRSDEALLPGEEATRIRQPALLLWCRQDVVIDSSALDLYAQRIPQARKVLLDECGHMSLMERPQQVADAVKDLVAASTPTR
- a CDS encoding cupin domain-containing protein, with translation MGKIDLSKAPRGAGTRYPAPHDAPCRHRHWLRLGDAAGLAAFGVNLVTLEAGVWSSQRHWHMHEDEFVYVLEGELVLVTDAGEQRMQPGDCAGFRAGVRDGHHVQNRSDAPARFLVVGNRDDADWGEYSDIDMKFLPGRVSGTGGYARKNGEPF
- a CDS encoding carbohydrate kinase family protein codes for the protein MAALICGSLAYDTIMVFPDQFKNHILPDKVHILNVSFLVPRMRREFGGCAGNIAYNLKLLGGDPIPMATVGADFGPYRTWFEENEISLDHIKVIDELFTPQAFITTDHDNNQITAFHPGAMMRSYENHVRDVPNVSIGIVSPDGREGMLQNAAEFAELGIPFIFDPGQAMPLFNGAELRAFIEQADYVTVNDYESNLLAERTGWSEKEIAGKVKAYVATRGPHGAVIHADGKTHDIPPAHERRVTDPTGCGDAFRAGLIFGIEKGYDWMTIGRMGNLMGALKVEHPGTQNQRFDYDEFSEQFRQQFGYAMG
- the mreD gene encoding rod shape-determining protein MreD, whose amino-acid sequence is MSRARNGWVLPVSLFVALLLGLVPLPEMLQPLRPYWLALVLAYWVLEEPEKIGLGAAFVLGLIADLTFGGLIGEQAMRLTILAFILDRFRARMRFFPLSQQALAIGVLLLNDRVVSAAIHLVMGEPQHSWGYWWAPLLGMLLWAPLHFVLDALRLRRRG
- a CDS encoding rod shape-determining protein; the protein is MFKFLGRYFSSDLSIDLGTANTLIYVRGQGIVLNEPSVVAVRQDRNGGPRAVAAVGAEAKQMLGRTPGHMTTVRPMKDGVIADFTYTEEMLKHFIRKVHKSRFLRPSPRVLVCVPAGSTQVERRAIKESAEEAGAREVYLIEEPMAAAIGAGMPVTEARGSMVVDIGGGTTEVAVIALNGIVYSQSVRIGGDRFDEAIIAYVRRHHGMLIGDATAERIKLELGNAYPQSHVREMEISGRHLAEGVPKIITINSNEVLESLREPLSGIVSAIKLALEQTPPELCADVAERGIVLTGGGALLRDLDRLISEETGLHVQVADDPLTCVARGGGRALELVDMHGNEFFAPE